The following coding sequences are from one Mycoplasma mycoides subsp. capri window:
- the nagB gene encoding glucosamine-6-phosphate deaminase — protein MKLIVLENEEQVANKAAQIISEQIKNKPNSVLGLATGSTPINTYKKLIQMYQEKQISFKDVISFNLDEYKDIDKNSKQSYYYFMNEQLFNFIDINKNNCYIPNASFYDNPKAYDELIKKANGIDLQLLGLGVNGHIGFNEPDSSFESLTQIVNLTNSTIKANSRFFDSIDQVPTQAISMGLQSIMNAKKILLLATGDNKSEAIYHLIQGQITKKWPCTILQKHNDVTIIIDKNAASKLTNLKAN, from the coding sequence ATGAAACTAATAGTTTTAGAAAATGAAGAACAAGTTGCAAATAAAGCAGCGCAAATTATAAGTGAACAAATCAAAAATAAACCTAATAGTGTATTAGGTTTAGCAACTGGTTCCACACCAATTAATACTTATAAAAAACTAATTCAAATGTATCAAGAAAAACAAATTAGCTTTAAAGATGTTATTAGTTTTAATTTAGATGAATATAAAGATATAGATAAAAATAGTAAACAATCTTATTATTATTTTATGAACGAACAACTATTTAATTTTATTGATATAAATAAAAATAATTGTTATATACCTAATGCTAGTTTTTATGATAATCCAAAAGCTTATGATGAACTAATTAAAAAAGCTAATGGTATTGATTTACAGCTTTTAGGACTTGGAGTTAATGGACATATTGGATTTAATGAACCAGATTCAAGTTTTGAGTCCTTAACTCAAATTGTTAATTTAACAAATTCAACTATTAAAGCAAATTCAAGATTTTTTGATTCAATAGATCAAGTACCAACTCAAGCAATTTCAATGGGTTTACAATCAATAATGAATGCTAAAAAAATTTTATTACTAGCAACTGGAGATAATAAATCTGAAGCTATTTATCATTTAATTCAAGGACAAATTACAAAAAAATGACCTTGTACAATATTACAAAAACATAATGATGTCACAATAATTATTGATAAAAATGCAGCAAGTAAATTAACTAATTTAAAAGCTAATTAG
- a CDS encoding alpha/beta hydrolase produces MKNKNNESFKKRLGRKIFKAAKRPFKFIYWLAGNLTVFKSNKKLGYISKIDDINKLNKIMKYYYKRDELVLCDDNKIQNVSFVTSDNIKIKAIKFITNKDSKKWIISSHWFAGHKYLGLIHTKAFIELGYNILSFDYRNHGESDQTEVISMGLFESRDLISAINYLITSENVQVLGLFGMSMGAYICNYVAINNKELLDKANVKFIISDSTYGSIESLLYKNWEQRLKFFINKKLARKIINKTIDLQTLATNHNQEELNLFDMYENKKLVPAKAASLFIHGCNDQITSHTDSLRLFINRTIYNDNDELVLYNSCNHCFSFKEHYYQTIYKILMFENKIIKDDNATKIALNKMNITNEIINNNFNEIKEVSTFSFSKNKNN; encoded by the coding sequence ATGAAAAATAAAAATAATGAATCTTTTAAAAAAAGACTAGGTAGAAAAATTTTTAAAGCTGCTAAAAGACCTTTTAAGTTTATTTATTGATTAGCAGGTAATTTAACTGTGTTTAAATCAAATAAAAAACTAGGATATATTAGTAAAATTGATGATATTAATAAGTTAAATAAAATCATGAAATACTATTATAAAAGAGATGAATTAGTATTATGTGATGATAATAAAATACAAAATGTTAGTTTTGTTACAAGTGATAATATAAAAATTAAAGCTATTAAATTTATTACTAATAAAGATAGTAAAAAATGAATTATTTCATCTCACTGATTTGCTGGACATAAGTATTTAGGATTAATTCATACTAAAGCTTTTATAGAACTTGGATATAATATATTATCTTTTGATTATAGAAATCACGGTGAATCTGATCAAACTGAAGTAATTAGTATGGGGTTATTTGAAAGTAGAGATTTAATTAGTGCTATTAATTATTTAATTACAAGTGAAAATGTACAAGTTTTAGGATTATTTGGAATGAGTATGGGTGCTTATATTTGTAATTATGTAGCTATTAATAACAAAGAGTTACTAGATAAAGCTAATGTTAAATTTATAATCAGTGATTCAACTTATGGATCTATTGAATCACTATTATATAAAAACTGAGAACAAAGATTAAAGTTTTTTATTAATAAAAAATTAGCTAGAAAAATTATTAATAAAACTATTGATCTACAAACTTTAGCAACAAATCATAACCAAGAGGAATTAAATTTATTTGATATGTATGAAAATAAAAAACTAGTTCCAGCAAAAGCAGCTAGTTTATTTATACATGGGTGTAATGATCAAATAACAAGTCATACTGATTCATTAAGACTATTTATTAATAGAACTATTTATAATGATAATGATGAATTAGTTTTATATAATTCATGTAATCATTGTTTTTCTTTTAAAGAACATTATTATCAAACTATTTATAAAATCTTAATGTTTGAAAATAAAATCATTAAAGATGATAATGCTACTAAAATAGCTTTAAATAAAATGAATATTACTAATGAAATTATTAATAATAACTTTAATGAAATAAAAGAAGTTTCAACATTTAGTTTTTCTAAAAATAAGAATAATTAA
- a CDS encoding Myrrcad domain-containing protein, with protein sequence MKKLLTILTSCSFGFLITTSIILVNKNNGENNIISYNAQRKKVNHEFADNKTKKKITKIGYYYRDGKTIISQIPPTVEVVAADLPEEITSLRNAFYGNRQSVRFEKQWDTKNITDMSSVFYDANWINDASIKNWNTSKVTDMSKMFKRAKSFNQDLSNWDVSNVKNFEGMFDDASDFNNGNTPLKWEGKLNKAENMKSMFKKASDFKHSLDNWIMTKKVDYHDFGLEEKRQPKWFIEPLVQTPPSTSINQPSNSSVPLTRSDESSSSLSQGSNSNSTDNSNSLISDSIINPPINKQKNPIKEPVEKSSENEIKNLETKNSTTNSKKSNLENEILPKEEKFNPINKSLIPKENKDNLYKIPSAQPKPNTILKPNSNNALVITGAALGTFTVLGIGAGAGYYYRKNLKNLYLRSTDKIKERISRIKSKK encoded by the coding sequence ATGAAAAAATTATTAACCATTTTAACTAGTTGTAGTTTTGGATTTTTAATAACAACTTCAATAATACTAGTTAATAAAAATAATGGTGAGAATAATATAATAAGTTATAATGCTCAGAGAAAAAAAGTTAATCATGAATTTGCTGATAATAAAACTAAAAAGAAAATAACAAAGATTGGTTACTACTACAGAGATGGAAAAACAATAATAAGTCAAATTCCTCCAACTGTTGAAGTGGTTGCAGCAGATCTACCAGAAGAAATAACTAGTTTAAGAAATGCTTTTTATGGAAATAGACAAAGTGTTCGCTTTGAAAAACAATGAGATACTAAAAACATAACTGATATGAGCAGTGTTTTTTATGATGCTAATTGAATAAATGATGCTAGCATTAAAAATTGAAATACTTCAAAAGTAACTGACATGAGTAAAATGTTTAAAAGAGCAAAAAGTTTTAATCAAGATCTTTCTAATTGAGATGTTTCAAATGTTAAAAATTTTGAGGGAATGTTTGACGATGCAAGCGATTTTAATAATGGAAACACTCCTTTAAAATGAGAAGGAAAACTAAATAAAGCTGAAAATATGAAAAGCATGTTTAAAAAGGCTTCTGATTTCAAACATAGTTTAGATAATTGAATAATGACAAAAAAAGTTGATTATCATGATTTTGGGTTAGAAGAAAAGAGACAACCTAAATGATTTATTGAACCACTAGTTCAAACTCCACCTAGTACATCTATAAACCAACCATCTAATTCTAGTGTCCCACTTACTCGTTCAGATGAGTCTTCAAGTTCATTATCACAAGGTTCCAATTCTAATTCTACTGATAACTCTAATAGCCTAATTTCAGATTCCATTATTAATCCACCAATTAATAAACAAAAAAACCCTATTAAAGAACCTGTAGAAAAATCATCAGAAAATGAGATTAAAAATCTTGAAACAAAAAATTCTACTACAAATTCAAAAAAAAGCAATTTAGAAAATGAAATATTACCAAAAGAAGAAAAGTTCAATCCAATAAATAAATCTCTAATACCAAAAGAAAATAAGGATAATTTATATAAAATACCTTCTGCACAACCAAAACCTAATACGATATTGAAACCAAACTCAAATAATGCTTTAGTTATAACTGGAGCTGCTTTAGGAACATTTACAGTTCTAGGAATTGGAGCTGGAGCTGGATATTATTATCGTAAAAATCTAAAGAATTTGTATTTAAGATCAACAGATAAAATAAAAGAGAGAATATCAAGAATTAAATCTAAAAAATAG
- a CDS encoding BspA family leucine-rich repeat surface protein: MKKLLTILTSCSFGFLITTSIILVNKNNGENNIIYNSKIKETNHEFADPNTKRILTKIGYKQSGNEVRIKTIPTTVTQINAQLPQEITSLKNAFVGNRQQIKWGTPWDTKNITNMSGVFYGQIWVNDPSIKKWDVSKVTDMSDMFHGALGFNQDLSEWDVSKVVNMNGMFDGATEYNNDNKHLRWENKLDSVKTMKKMFNKTPFKHDLKSWKMPNVVNNDEFGLDSSKQPEWKLPTPPSTSISIPRSDSPVETPKKPEIDTDSSSLKDKKEGIETESRSKSSSSSSSSSESRQETPLSNDDPNSFTQPIESDLNNQIDSPNEDVDQKQPETPKGENETTQDTNNIKDNVNNHKNDGILYKIPPVKPNTIIKPNSPNIAIITGIIVGTFTVLGIGVGTGYYYRKNLKNFYLNSADKTKNLYFKSKEKIKDKLSKMKSKK, encoded by the coding sequence ATGAAAAAATTATTAACCATTTTAACTAGTTGTAGTTTTGGATTTTTAATAACAACTTCAATAATACTAGTTAATAAAAATAATGGTGAGAATAATATTATTTATAATAGTAAAATTAAGGAAACAAATCATGAATTTGCAGATCCAAATACTAAAAGAATATTAACAAAGATAGGATACAAACAATCAGGAAATGAAGTTAGAATCAAGACTATTCCAACCACTGTTACTCAAATTAATGCACAACTTCCACAAGAAATAACAAGTTTAAAAAACGCATTTGTTGGAAATAGACAACAAATAAAATGAGGAACACCATGAGATACTAAGAACATAACAAATATGAGTGGTGTTTTTTATGGTCAAATATGAGTTAACGATCCTAGTATAAAAAAATGAGATGTTTCAAAGGTTACTGATATGAGTGATATGTTTCATGGAGCATTAGGTTTTAATCAAGATCTTTCTGAATGAGATGTTTCAAAGGTTGTCAATATGAATGGAATGTTTGATGGTGCAACTGAATACAACAACGACAATAAGCATCTAAGATGAGAAAATAAACTAGATTCAGTAAAAACAATGAAAAAAATGTTTAATAAAACTCCCTTCAAGCATGATCTAAAAAGTTGAAAGATGCCTAATGTTGTTAATAATGATGAGTTCGGCTTAGATTCTTCAAAACAGCCCGAATGAAAATTACCAACACCACCCTCTACTTCTATTTCGATACCTAGATCTGATTCACCAGTAGAAACGCCTAAAAAACCTGAAATTGATACTGATTCATCATCATTAAAGGACAAAAAAGAGGGTATTGAAACAGAATCAAGATCAAAATCTAGTTCATCTAGTAGTTCATCTAGTGAATCAAGACAAGAGACTCCATTATCAAATGATGATCCAAATTCTTTTACTCAACCTATAGAATCTGACTTAAATAATCAAATAGATTCTCCTAATGAAGATGTAGATCAAAAACAACCAGAAACACCTAAAGGTGAAAATGAGACTACTCAAGATACAAATAATATAAAAGATAATGTTAATAATCATAAAAATGATGGCATTCTTTATAAAATTCCACCGGTAAAACCTAATACCATAATAAAACCAAATTCACCAAATATAGCAATCATTACTGGAATTATTGTAGGAACATTTACAGTTTTAGGAATTGGGGTTGGAACTGGATATTATTATCGTAAAAATCTAAAAAACTTTTATTTAAATTCAGCTGACAAAACAAAGAACTTATACTTCAAATCTAAAGAAAAAATTAAAGATAAATTATCTAAGATGAAATCTAAAAAGTAA
- a CDS encoding Myrrcad domain-containing protein: MKKLLPIFMSFNTAFLVTSTIWMVTHYNEDHKINYNAISWIKKHKTSGDRLTDIGYYKSGNNYIIQQIPPSVSVIAAQLPEQITSLRNAFYGNKQRIRWEKQWDTKNITDMSATFYDAIWFDDASIKNWNTSKVTDMSRMFHKAKSFNQDLSNWNVSNVKNFQSMFEEANRFNNGDKPLNWGEKLKSASNMSKMFKNTPEFKQNLNNWLMTTEVDKNDFGLDSSLHPKWYAKPQLQPPTTSSSIPNNFNNLPRSDNSNSPISIDNNVTPDSETSIIKPNTPAVQPKKDNEIYVEDKIENPKIDNNPYKIPSAKPNTIIKSNSPSAGLIAGSVLGSFTVLGIVGGTSYYYRKNLKNFYLNSADKTKNLYFKSKEKIKDKLSKIKSKK, from the coding sequence ATGAAGAAATTATTACCCATCTTTATGAGTTTTAACACCGCATTTTTAGTAACATCAACAATTTGAATGGTGACTCATTATAATGAAGACCATAAAATAAATTATAATGCTATAAGTTGAATAAAAAAGCATAAAACATCTGGTGATAGACTAACTGATATTGGTTATTACAAATCTGGAAATAATTACATAATACAGCAAATTCCACCAAGTGTTTCCGTAATTGCAGCACAATTGCCAGAGCAAATAACTAGTCTAAGAAATGCTTTTTACGGTAATAAACAACGTATTCGTTGAGAAAAGCAGTGAGATACAAAAAATATAACTGATATGAGCGCTACTTTTTATGATGCAATATGATTTGATGATGCAAGCATAAAGAATTGAAATACTTCTAAAGTGACAGATATGAGTAGAATGTTTCATAAAGCAAAAAGTTTCAATCAAGATTTATCAAATTGAAATGTCTCAAATGTTAAAAATTTTCAAAGTATGTTTGAAGAAGCAAATAGATTTAATAATGGTGACAAACCATTGAATTGAGGAGAAAAACTTAAGAGCGCTAGTAATATGAGCAAAATGTTTAAAAATACACCAGAATTTAAACAAAATTTAAATAATTGATTAATGACAACTGAAGTTGATAAAAATGATTTTGGGCTAGATTCTAGTTTACATCCAAAGTGATATGCTAAACCCCAATTACAGCCTCCCACAACTTCAAGTTCAATACCGAACAATTTTAATAATTTACCTAGATCAGATAATTCAAATTCTCCAATTTCTATTGATAATAATGTAACGCCTGATAGCGAAACATCAATTATAAAACCTAATACACCTGCAGTGCAACCTAAAAAAGATAATGAAATTTATGTAGAGGATAAAATAGAAAATCCCAAAATTGATAATAATCCTTACAAAATTCCATCAGCAAAACCTAACACTATAATAAAATCAAATTCGCCAAGTGCAGGACTTATTGCTGGATCTGTTTTAGGTAGTTTTACAGTTCTAGGAATAGTCGGTGGAACTAGTTATTATTATCGTAAAAATCTAAAAAACTTTTATTTAAATTCAGCCGACAAAACAAAGAACTTATACTTCAAATCTAAAGAAAAAATTAAAGATAAATTATCTAAAATTAAATCTAAAAAGTAA
- a CDS encoding BspA family leucine-rich repeat surface protein, producing MKKLLNILTTSSFVFLITAGIAAVNKNSNENNIYFSKKLTSRPHKIEKGVLKEVGYDVLPNGVVQIKRIDYTVSTITALLPEEITSLKSAFQTNTNMINWQVVWDTKNITDMSYAFYNTTWINEKSIANWNTSNVTNMEGMFGLSKSFNQDISNWDVSKVKNFKQMFYHSTAFNNNEKPLNWDVKLKSAVNMESMFDKASAFTQNLSGWTLNNSVNNKNFGIQLDRQPKWKVEVPKPIEKSLKPNTAPNNSTLPADTPENLENQVSPKKSETEKKPEIVDKLDNIPSSPSISETPKNINDSIDTPNNLIIQPPIESKPEISSEKPKHPLSTENETIEKNESLKEDKIKNSKIDNNSYKIPAKPNTIIKSNSPSAGLIAGSVLGSFTVLGIVGGTSYYYRKNLKNFYLNSADKTKNLYFKSKEKIKDKLSKIKSKK from the coding sequence ATGAAAAAACTATTAAATATTTTAACTACTAGTAGTTTTGTTTTTTTAATAACAGCAGGAATTGCTGCAGTTAACAAGAATAGTAATGAAAATAATATATATTTTAGTAAAAAGCTAACTTCTAGACCACACAAAATTGAAAAAGGTGTGTTAAAAGAAGTTGGATATGATGTTCTTCCTAATGGTGTTGTTCAAATTAAAAGAATTGATTATACTGTATCAACAATTACAGCTTTGTTGCCTGAAGAAATAACTAGTTTAAAAAGTGCTTTTCAAACTAACACCAATATGATTAATTGACAGGTTGTATGAGATACTAAGAATATAACTGATATGAGTTATGCTTTTTATAACACAACTTGAATAAATGAAAAATCAATAGCAAATTGAAATACTTCAAATGTAACAAACATGGAGGGTATGTTTGGTTTATCTAAGTCATTTAATCAAGATATTTCAAATTGAGATGTTTCAAAAGTAAAAAATTTCAAACAAATGTTCTATCATTCAACTGCATTTAATAATAATGAAAAACCGTTGAATTGAGATGTTAAATTAAAAAGTGCTGTGAATATGGAAAGTATGTTTGACAAAGCCTCTGCCTTTACTCAAAATTTAAGTGGATGAACTTTAAATAATAGTGTTAATAACAAAAATTTTGGCATCCAGCTAGATAGACAACCAAAATGAAAAGTAGAAGTTCCAAAACCTATTGAAAAATCTTTAAAACCTAATACAGCACCAAATAACTCAACACTGCCAGCAGATACTCCAGAGAATTTAGAAAACCAAGTGTCTCCCAAAAAATCAGAAACGGAGAAAAAACCTGAAATAGTAGATAAATTAGATAATATACCTAGTTCTCCTTCAATCTCTGAGACACCAAAAAACATAAATGATTCTATTGATACCCCTAATAATCTTATTATACAACCGCCTATTGAATCTAAACCTGAAATCAGTTCTGAAAAACCTAAACATCCATTAAGCACTGAAAATGAAACAATAGAAAAAAATGAATCACTAAAAGAAGACAAGATTAAAAACTCAAAAATTGATAATAATTCTTACAAAATACCAGCAAAACCTAACACTATAATAAAATCAAATTCGCCAAGTGCAGGACTTATTGCTGGATCTGTTTTAGGTAGTTTTACAGTTCTAGGAATAGTCGGTGGAACTAGTTATTATTATCGTAAAAATCTAAAAAACTTTTATTTAAATTCAGCCGACAAAACAAAGAACTTATACTTCAAATCTAAAGAAAAAATTAAAGATAAATTATCTAAAATTAAATCTAAAAAATAA
- a CDS encoding RidA family protein has translation MKIINTENAPKAIGPYSQAVKICNGTLYLSGQLGLDPITMLLENNIELQTKRSLNNIYEILKQAGYDKTDVVKTLVLLKDINDFSLVNSIYEEFFEDHKPARSAFQAAALPKDALIEIEVIAYKKETNCCLDK, from the coding sequence ATGAAAATAATTAATACTGAAAATGCTCCAAAAGCAATCGGACCATACAGTCAAGCTGTTAAAATTTGCAATGGTACTTTGTATTTATCTGGGCAATTAGGATTAGATCCTATAACTATGCTTTTAGAAAATAATATTGAATTACAAACAAAAAGAAGTTTAAATAATATTTATGAAATTTTAAAACAAGCAGGATATGACAAAACTGATGTAGTTAAAACTTTAGTTTTATTAAAAGATATTAATGATTTTTCATTAGTAAATAGTATTTATGAAGAATTCTTTGAAGATCACAAACCTGCTAGAAGTGCTTTTCAAGCAGCAGCTCTTCCAAAAGATGCTTTAATTGAAATTGAAGTAATTGCTTATAAAAAAGAAACAAATTGTTGTTTAGATAAATAA